A stretch of Streptomyces vietnamensis DNA encodes these proteins:
- a CDS encoding IS5/IS1182 family transposase: MVTYPAALDLPHALVEWVTMLIVTREGDRRCKLRPSQRAVIALVYLREHTTYAKLAAGFRISEGTAHAYVQSVIKLLAARAPSLTQALRRARPAYVLVDGTIAECDRVGDRERDYSGKARRHGVNIQAVTDPAGELIWYSPALPGRTVDITAARTHRIVTVCERLRIPVLADKAYAGAGGTFQVPFKRHLGRPLTMRQAAVNRAHARLRFPVERAFARLKAWRIFRKARISPNRLTSITKAVLTLERRR, translated from the coding sequence TTGGTCACCTATCCTGCCGCACTCGACCTGCCGCACGCGCTCGTGGAGTGGGTCACGATGCTGATCGTCACCCGCGAGGGTGACCGCCGCTGCAAACTGCGGCCCTCGCAGCGCGCGGTCATCGCCTTGGTCTACCTGCGCGAGCACACCACCTATGCCAAGCTCGCCGCGGGCTTCCGGATCAGCGAGGGCACCGCCCACGCCTACGTACAGAGCGTGATCAAGCTCCTCGCCGCGAGGGCACCGTCCCTGACCCAGGCACTGCGCCGGGCGCGTCCCGCATACGTGTTGGTGGACGGCACCATCGCCGAGTGCGACCGGGTCGGCGATCGCGAACGGGACTACTCGGGCAAGGCCCGTCGGCATGGCGTGAACATCCAGGCCGTCACCGATCCGGCGGGCGAGCTGATCTGGTACTCGCCGGCACTGCCCGGCCGCACCGTCGACATCACCGCCGCCCGCACCCACCGCATCGTCACCGTCTGTGAACGACTGCGGATCCCCGTCCTCGCCGACAAGGCCTACGCAGGGGCCGGCGGAACGTTCCAGGTGCCGTTCAAACGCCACCTCGGACGCCCTCTCACCATGAGACAAGCAGCCGTCAACCGTGCACACGCACGACTCCGCTTCCCGGTCGAGCGGGCCTTCGCCCGCCTCAAGGCCTGGCGGATCTTCCGCAAAGCCCGCATCAGCCCCAACCGACTCACGTCAATCACCAAGGCCGTTCTCACCCTCGAGCGGCGACGCTGA